The Lathyrus oleraceus cultivar Zhongwan6 chromosome 5, CAAS_Psat_ZW6_1.0, whole genome shotgun sequence genome includes the window TGTTAACATCACCTATTTAATGTTGATTTTATATTATGAATGAtaattttttttgtcaaaattCAACTTTCTGGTTTTCTTCTTCTGATTCTGTCTCAGTATGCTATGAAGATGCATCTGCAGATAGATTTCGGAGATGCCTCTCCGTATAAAAAAAGCCACACTCCTAGAGCGTGACTCAGAATTAGTCTAGGATGTATGTGCTTGAGGTGCATCCAGAGATGCATTTTCAAAATTTTGACGCACTTTTGTATTTTTACGTGGTGCCttagttatatatatatatatatatatatatatatatatatatatatatatatatatatatatatatatatatatatatatatatatggtgcATTAAGAAATTCTCATTTTATTTTGGATGAATTGGGCCTTAATGTTCCATATGCGGTTTAGACTCTGTGGTGCTTTTGGAACTGAACCCGCCCAACCTGGCGCGTTGTCCCCCCTAAAAGAAACCATTGAAGTTTAGTCACTAAACAAATATTTTAAATTATGTATATTTGATCAATATTGTTAGGTGATGTTGTAATTTGttcttttgttatttttgttattttttattttggatAACAAAGAAAGCCAAAGCCTAAAGAAACAAAAAAGAAACTAAGCAGACCCTACGAGCGGATCCGACCAAAAAGCTTTATCAGCTTCCAACAAAACCACAAGCACTTCTAGGATATCGACATTAATCTTGAACTCTTTAGCCGTAGAACACATCTTGGCTATAACATCAACATAAGCATTAGCCTCTCTAAAGGTGTGAGAAATTGTTACTAGTTCATACTCTTTTATTAAAATCATAATTTCTCTAATAAACACAAGGCAACTAGGAATGCTTCGACCCTCTCCTTGAATAATTCACACCACTAACTCAGAATCTACATTCACTTCCACTCTCCTCAACCTCGGTGTCATGGTGAGCTTTAGACCTTCCAAAACTCCCCAAAATTTAGCCTCGATAGCACTACAATTTCCCAAAAACTTGGAAAAAGCCCCAACCAATCACCACTCGTATCAAGAATAACATCACCACACCCCGCTCTATTATGATCTTTACTAGCTCCATCAATATTAAACTTGACCATATTATTCGAAGGCGGCTTCCAACCATAATCCCTACTCCTCGCCTCATGACGAAGCACAAGAGAAATCATGCTCATAACATCCTCATACTCCCTTTGTCTTTGGAAGATAAAGTAAGCAGAATCAAAAGGTCTCACAAACTTATCATCATGTTTGTCATTATTCCTCCACACCCATACAGTAAGAAGCAACCACCTACACATTTCTCCAATTGAGGCTCCCATCGTCCATAACTCTCAAATTGAGATGAATCCAACCATGCAAATCCACTGGAAAAAAAAAACTCAACCATAATCTTGCTTGGCACAAATCTTTTATTATTTTATGTAAGAAAAATATATACACTATATCAAACATTTAGAGAAACAATTAACTAAACATACTAAATTTCTTTATCTTTAAACATGGAAACATGATTTTTTTGTGAATGATTTATTTTTCGATTTCAAATATTATGTACTAAATTGTTAGTCGGTTGATTAAACCTCATAATATACATGCTACCCAACTTTAAATGCAAAATCGGATGCTACTTCAGGATATCTCACtttcatatttaatttaatttaatttatttcaattttattttttattgataATTTCTCTCTATATTTTAAACTTTTAGTTAATGGACGAGATATGATATAAACAAAATGATAAAAAAAGAATTgaatatatataaaataaaataataatataataacTATTTATTTTATTACATGTTTAATTCATATATTACAAGAAAAAATTGACATACATTTAATAGTAACATGGTAAAATATATATTAAATGGTAAAATTTTCCTTGTCATATATAGTTTTTATTGTTGAACTATACTAGTACATTTTTAgtttttattaaaaattataGATACTGACTCACATAACTTATATATAGATAATAGACAAAGTGATCACAAAGATGACCAATAAAATAACTAAAATGAAGAAATTACAAATTGCAATTGTAAATAGAGAAACAATAAGCTTAAAGaaaaataattcattaaaaaaaaaagagaaatcGTAAACAATTTCACTGGGACCTCTCCAAGCCCTTGTTACTTTCAATTCCATAAAGATATTCTTGAAAACCACTCATTCATCAATCCTTGAGTTTTTTGGGAGCTTTGAAAAATTTAGCATAGAGGCACCTGGAATACAGAAAAACAAATCTCAGAATGGTGAATAAACCCACAAGGAAGACTAAGACGAACCATAAAGGTTGAATCTTGAGCCTATTGATTATGCAACATTCCATATTAAAAGGTGTAATTGATAATTATGGTAAAGAATGAGAAGATAGGTTATGGATAATGAGAAGCAGAAGTGGACATAATTTATAGTGAAGTGAGTCCATAGAATGATTCATTTGATTGAAGATGTTGTGGGTGGGGTGGGTTGTTTTGTTGGAGGACTATGTTTTGTTTTCTATTCTAATGGCTGATGTAAGTATTAGACTTTgttaataaaataattaaaagtTTAACTTTTATGTTATGTATTTAAGTTTTGAATTAATCTTTATGAACTTGACCCCTTTATCTCAAAAAAATCAAATGGTATCAAAATTGTTGAGAACATGTACAGAATAAGTTCAAAACCAGTGAAAATCAGTTTGAATTGTATTTTCTTAATTAATTTTATAGAAAAAAGGTCTATTTTAATTTGGGAAAAAGTCAAAATTTAATGTAGTTAGTTATCAAAatacaaataatttttttattttaaaaggATTAATTATTATACACTTTGTCAGTGTAAACAATTTTACACaatcgattcatcaccatcatccaTTTGCATAACAAAATTAGTTGGATCCAGGACTCATAAATAGCAACAGAACTACATGGTTAAGACTATTAATACACACAGGATACCTCAAAATAACAAAACAAATTAGAGCTACATTAAGAAAACAGCAATAATAGTTTTAAGCAAATGATCAAGAAAATACAAAAAAGGATACTACGAACTGGGACCATCCTAATGACTCTTATCTTTTACAGTGATGTTGATTTAGCAGAAACATAAAACTAAATTTggcatcatcatcatcatcaatgCTAATTTGCTTCAGAATTACTAGTTCCTTTAATTTGCGAGTCCTTAACTAGTCCTCTTTTACGCCAGTAAAGAAAATAATTGAGCATATACGAATCCAACAACACATCAGGAATCGCCCTTATGACAAACGACTGCAAAGAGTGAAAAAAGTAAGGTACAGCCAGTTTCTCATAACCAATCCATTTCATACATGTTTTGCTATATACATCTGGTGTTGGAACAAACAGAGAAGCCTTCATCCTTGTCATTTTCGTCGACACAAACAACGGAACCTGACACTGGATGTCAATACCTTGGTGTTTGTATTCCAAATTGGTGCATGCAGAGAACATGGCAAGATACCTGTGAAATCAGCATCAAGATCTGGATTCAGATTTGTTCTTAATTAACCAAATTAATGAATAGAGAAAGATAGATTTATGAAAGTGCTTACGATTTTGAAGCTGCATAAAGTGTGACAAGAGGATAAGAAGGAAGAACAACAGTGGAACCAGAACCGATGTTAATTATAGCTCCTTTTTTCTTCTTAATCATACTAGGAATCACAGCTTTTGTAACCCAAGTTGTTCCTTCTATATTGACTTTAATAATAGTATCCATCAAATCTAAATCAACTTCATGAAAATATCTAGCATAAGGATAGGCCACGCCGGCGGCATTAACTAGAATTCCAACATCTAAATCAGCAATAgcttcttcaattttcttcattatttCGTCACCGCTATTGTTCTGCAGGTCTACAACAAGATATTTTACCTGAACGTTGGTGAAATGTTTGTCTACTATCTCTTTTGACGTTGCTTCGAGCTTAAGAGGGTTTCGACCGAGTAAGAGAAGGTTGAGTCCGTTGGCTGCGAGCTCGAGAGCCATGGATTTGCCGATTCCGTCGGTTGAGCCGGTGATAATAGCCCATGAACCGTAGTCTTTGAGATGCTTTGTTGGTCGGATTAAGGTGGCGTATATCCAGACGAGAAAATTGAAGAGAGATTTGGAGATGGAGATGAAACCTAAAGTGGTTGTTGCTAGTAGGAAGAAATGTGTGTAATCCATTAGCTATCGGTGAAGAAGAGAGATAGAAAGTGGATAGGTTTATGTTTGAATTGAATAGGTTGTGTTAAATGTTGAGCAACAACTTTTGCGGTTAAAGAGAAATCATGTGTGTAGTGTGTTATAAGGATTGAAGGGAACAGGTAGATTCAGTTAGAATTGTAATAAATGGTGTAGAGCCATGGAAGCTGAAGACGGCACCACGGAGAGAGTGAGAGATTTAGGGATTTCAATGTAATTTTTTCCcatttttaaataaataaataatatgtttaATTACAATTTTAGtctctttattttttttttattttttttaagtttttaaaaTCTGAAGTTTAGATCTtcttattttgaattttttaaaaataattaagtattttaatttaatttttaaaataaccattATTTCAAGTAATTTATCGAGATAACTATGTTTCATGCACACGTCTAAAGCATGCGTCAGTCTAAATTGGCGCATGCATTTTGTCATTGAGCATAGGCAACACCattggatatatatatatatatatatatatatatatatatatatatatatatatatatatatatatatatatatatttaaaattttatattttatacttataaataaataaaataaataggcaaatgaaaaataattattaatattatgatATAAAGTTAAAATACATAAAAATTGACAAGAAAATCAATGACTCTCCCGATTGAAACGCCCCCATGTTCCACATCCCGGTGTGTTAGCCTGCCTTCGAGGTCTCCAACGAtttttcctgaggtgtttggggtctttgagtgctgacatgatgcaatggtggCTGATGTGAAGGTATGGTGGAAGGTCCAGCGGTATTTGATAAATTTGTCATCATTTCTTCACAATAGCTTAGGGTGTTGCCGTAAttgagttcggtgcccatgttgTCATAGTTAGGTCGTTGTGGTTGGCTGGTTTGTGGACGGTATGGTTTCCCGAATTTGGAtattgaatcgttttggaaacgaagcaatgaTTCATGTGGTGTAAAAAAGTCAAACAATGGTTAGGTGTTGTGACGATGAGATGTTTGGGTGTTCATAAGTGAGGGGCTATGATTGTATCAGGTTGAATCGTATGAATCATTCGGGCTATAGACAGATGTGGTGGttgcgtatggttgttggtggttaggATTTGGTTCCTGAttttgagtttgggtgtgtgACATGAATTGGTTGTGAGGTTAGGTGTTTGGTGGTTCggtgtatatggtagggtgatggtgtgaggttggtcgttgggtttgggtggattgacattgttcttgggaggggatttgttgttgggtgtttgatgacgaagctcgttggcatggatcaatcaaatacTTTGTCTCAAACACAAAATGTggcgttgtaaccgacctaaaccgTGTCATATAATtttgagttggtctagcaccatgtatgattggttcgtttaagatgtgttgccttcgattcctccaatgacgacacatctctttttTGAAGTCTCTCCAATCAGAATAATCTCATTGGCCACCGACTCTTTGTTGATGCCAATCTCTCAAACACatcggaggttctggaatttaTTGTTGCATGTTGAACTGTAGTTTTACACGGTGACACTGGTGCATCTTCATAGTAGTGAACCGAAtgattggtatttttgttgtccaaactgcatcatcatcatggtcAACCTGATGATCAAAATCCAGATACGACCTCTAGATAAATTGTATAAGAATTTGACATGATTAGAGGATATGTAATTGgataattttttaaaatcaaaagtaGAGTTGTTTAATAATAATACTTCGTCTGGTCCAATATGGTCTAAAcgattgcgatagactactacaGCGTGTTTGAGACACCTGTTGTAGTTTATCCCcttaactgaccacctagatcaaaaagattgaaaatatattagttacaattagttgtagtataaagtctaacaaattagaagatttaagataaacttactttgttgcgTATGAGAATGTGAATGGCTTCTCGTTGACTAGGGTGAGTGACaacattcttgaccaaccccgTGCTTGTAGCAAATAGGCGCAAGAATAATACATACACgtatttttttggcatttttacacaacGAACTATATAGATGGGACAAAACAGCTGAGCCCTAACTATATATGCCTActttatttatgtttcgtaacaacggaaaatacattatatttaccgtattaccagtacttAATTATAATATaccaaatagaatcataatataacatCGAGCTTTAATTAT containing:
- the LOC127083040 gene encoding very-long-chain 3-oxoacyl-CoA reductase 1 — translated: MDYTHFFLLATTTLGFISISKSLFNFLVWIYATLIRPTKHLKDYGSWAIITGSTDGIGKSMALELAANGLNLLLLGRNPLKLEATSKEIVDKHFTNVQVKYLVVDLQNNSGDEIMKKIEEAIADLDVGILVNAAGVAYPYARYFHEVDLDLMDTIIKVNIEGTTWVTKAVIPSMIKKKKGAIINIGSGSTVVLPSYPLVTLYAASKSYLAMFSACTNLEYKHQGIDIQCQVPLFVSTKMTRMKASLFVPTPDVYSKTCMKWIGYEKLAVPYFFHSLQSFVIRAIPDVLLDSYMLNYFLYWRKRGLVKDSQIKGTSNSEAN